From Glycine soja cultivar W05 chromosome 4, ASM419377v2, whole genome shotgun sequence, the proteins below share one genomic window:
- the LOC114410136 gene encoding probable WRKY transcription factor 13 isoform X4 yields MMSTTSQTNVNHSLFEEQDQIPTQMGLFNIPFPPNQTYPPLGCQTGTLKSISAIAPSLSSATSFSETLLSTAVQRPREDLTSNLLAGGGGQLLSLSRSRVNSWAWEEVSDCLMGKRIGGDDNHHLGVSAMKMKKMKARRKVREPRFCFKTMSDVDVLDDGYKWRKYGQKVVKNTQHPRNYKLLFRWKD; encoded by the exons ATGATGTCAACAACATCCCAAACTAATGTTAACCATAGCTTGTTTGAAGAGCAAGATCAGATCCCTACGCAGATGGGGTTGTTCAATATTCCTTTCCCACCAAACCAAACATACCCTCCTTTGGGTTGCCAAACAGGCACTTTGAAATCCATCAGTGCAATAGCTCCTTCACTTTCATCTGCTACAAGTTTTTCTGAAACCCTACTTTCAACCGCAGTTCAAAGACCACGAGAAGATCTCACTTCAAATTTGCTAGCTGGAGGAGGAGGCCAACTCCTTTCCTTGAGCAGATCCAGAGTGAATTCATG GGCATGGGAAGAAGTAAGCGATTGTTTGATGGGTAAAAGAATTGGAGGAGATGATAATCATCATCTAGGGGTTTCTGCcatgaagatgaagaaaatgaaagcaAGGAGAAAGGTGAGGGAGCCAAGGTTTTGCTTCAAGACTATGAGCGATGTAGATGTGTTGGATGATGGCTACAAGTGGAGGAAGTACGGACAGAAAGTGGTAAAGAACACACAACACCCGAG AAATTATAAACTTCTTTTTCGCTGGAAGGACTGA
- the LOC114410136 gene encoding probable WRKY transcription factor 13 isoform X3: MMSTTSQTNVNHSLFEEQDQIPTQMGLFNIPFPPNQTYPPLGCQTGTLKSISAIAPSLSSATSFSETLLSTAVQRPREDLTSNLLAGGGGQLLSLSRSRVNSWAWEEVSDCLMGKRIGGDDNHHLGVSAMKMKKMKARRKVREPRFCFKTMSDVDVLDDGYKWRKYGQKVVKNTQHPSATCCRNYKLLFRWKD, translated from the exons ATGATGTCAACAACATCCCAAACTAATGTTAACCATAGCTTGTTTGAAGAGCAAGATCAGATCCCTACGCAGATGGGGTTGTTCAATATTCCTTTCCCACCAAACCAAACATACCCTCCTTTGGGTTGCCAAACAGGCACTTTGAAATCCATCAGTGCAATAGCTCCTTCACTTTCATCTGCTACAAGTTTTTCTGAAACCCTACTTTCAACCGCAGTTCAAAGACCACGAGAAGATCTCACTTCAAATTTGCTAGCTGGAGGAGGAGGCCAACTCCTTTCCTTGAGCAGATCCAGAGTGAATTCATG GGCATGGGAAGAAGTAAGCGATTGTTTGATGGGTAAAAGAATTGGAGGAGATGATAATCATCATCTAGGGGTTTCTGCcatgaagatgaagaaaatgaaagcaAGGAGAAAGGTGAGGGAGCCAAGGTTTTGCTTCAAGACTATGAGCGATGTAGATGTGTTGGATGATGGCTACAAGTGGAGGAAGTACGGACAGAAAGTGGTAAAGAACACACAACACCCGAG TGCAACATGTTGCAGAAATTATAAACTTCTTTTTCGCTGGAAGGACTGA